One window of Paenibacillus sp. FSL K6-3182 genomic DNA carries:
- a CDS encoding glycoside hydrolase family 99-like domain-containing protein yields the protein MASDEIRDYSSQPIQPIRIETGKYLVGAQACNLWNSPSAWEKIKPFTNRKSVLGWYDEANPRVIDWEIKFAIEHGIHFFMNCWYRSKNNLGKRPITAEYDHWLRGLEHSRYGDQMKFMIMWENANDIASGVDSESDLIENLLPYWVEKYFSRSNYLVLDGKPVLSIYNIGLLVEQLGGSLPAARAIENMRKRCIEAGFQGLILFGQYCWGPITERNQLMKDIGLDYSFSYHWPTFADGSTNPGAEFFGDNPDSIILAQKKCWEEQSLGAVPNIVTCSMGWDSEPWGYSCTDQTWRLEPCDFQRLCETARHELDARYSGGLESTIILLDNWNEYGEGHYIFPTEKYGFSYLEAVREVFRTV from the coding sequence ATGGCAAGCGACGAGATTCGGGATTACAGCAGCCAGCCAATACAACCCATTCGGATTGAAACAGGTAAATACCTAGTGGGGGCACAAGCATGCAATCTGTGGAACAGCCCTTCCGCTTGGGAGAAAATCAAGCCTTTTACAAATCGAAAGTCTGTACTTGGTTGGTATGATGAGGCGAACCCACGAGTCATTGACTGGGAGATAAAATTTGCGATAGAGCATGGAATTCACTTCTTCATGAACTGTTGGTATCGATCTAAGAATAATTTGGGGAAGCGTCCGATTACGGCCGAATACGATCATTGGCTAAGAGGTCTGGAACACAGCAGGTACGGGGATCAAATGAAATTTATGATCATGTGGGAGAACGCTAACGACATCGCTTCCGGAGTGGATTCTGAAAGCGATCTCATTGAAAATCTGCTGCCATATTGGGTGGAAAAGTACTTTTCCAGATCCAATTACCTTGTTCTGGATGGAAAGCCGGTTTTATCGATTTACAATATCGGTTTGCTGGTCGAGCAACTAGGTGGAAGTCTTCCTGCTGCAAGAGCGATCGAGAATATGCGTAAGCGCTGTATAGAGGCTGGATTTCAAGGTTTGATCCTTTTCGGTCAATATTGCTGGGGGCCGATAACAGAGCGGAATCAGCTTATGAAAGATATAGGTCTGGATTATAGCTTCTCGTATCACTGGCCTACGTTTGCAGATGGCTCTACCAATCCCGGAGCGGAATTTTTCGGTGACAATCCCGATTCCATTATTCTCGCGCAGAAGAAATGCTGGGAAGAACAGTCCCTGGGGGCTGTTCCTAATATCGTGACGTGTTCCATGGGATGGGATTCGGAACCGTGGGGTTATTCTTGCACAGACCAAACGTGGCGCCTTGAACCCTGTGATTTTCAAAGATTATGCGAAACTGCTAGACATGAGCTTGATGCCCGGTACAGCGGTGGATTGGAAAGTACTATAATTCTGCTGGATAACTGGAATGAATACGGAGAAGGGCATTATATCTTTCCTACTGAAAAATATGGCTTTTCCTATTTGGAAGCTGTACGTGAAGTGTTCAGGACAGTATAG
- a CDS encoding ABC transporter permease subunit gives MAIPCVIILIVFSYLPLAGWAMAFFDYKPGLKLLGTEFVGFKWFVFAFDDPELSNVLRNTLVLSFLSLLSTPIAVIFAIFLMEMTNSRLRKLIQTISTFPNFISWILVFSFAYAIFAPGDGILNKVLLNLGWISEPLNPLANSDIVWYFQTAISIWKSLGFGAIIYIAAIAGIDQEQYDAASVDGAGRFTRMWHITMPGLIPTFITLLLLNIGGLLNTGFEQYFLFQNGLTQSKIQVLDVYVYRLGITLNNYPMSTAIGMAKTVISIILLLSANYISKKLRNQSIF, from the coding sequence ATGGCAATTCCTTGCGTTATTATCTTGATCGTATTTTCTTATCTCCCATTGGCGGGTTGGGCCATGGCATTCTTCGATTACAAACCAGGACTCAAATTGTTAGGTACCGAGTTTGTGGGCTTTAAGTGGTTTGTGTTCGCGTTTGACGACCCTGAGTTGTCCAACGTGCTGCGCAATACTCTTGTTCTTAGTTTTCTCAGTCTTTTATCTACGCCGATTGCTGTAATATTCGCCATCTTCCTTATGGAGATGACGAATAGCAGACTACGGAAGCTTATTCAGACGATAAGCACATTTCCCAATTTTATCAGTTGGATTCTGGTCTTCTCGTTTGCTTACGCTATATTTGCCCCAGGGGATGGCATTCTTAATAAAGTATTGCTCAATCTGGGTTGGATCTCTGAACCGCTTAACCCTCTAGCAAACTCCGACATTGTCTGGTATTTTCAAACAGCCATCTCGATATGGAAATCGCTGGGCTTCGGAGCCATCATCTATATTGCTGCAATTGCAGGGATCGATCAGGAACAATACGATGCAGCTTCGGTGGATGGGGCGGGTCGATTCACGCGGATGTGGCATATCACTATGCCCGGTCTGATTCCCACTTTCATCACACTGTTGTTGTTGAATATCGGCGGGCTGCTAAATACGGGATTTGAACAATACTTTCTGTTTCAGAATGGGCTTACCCAATCTAAGATTCAGGTGCTGGATGTGTATGTTTATAGGCTTGGCATCACACTCAACAATTATCCGATGTCTACGGCAATCGGAATGGCCAAGACAGTTATCAGTATTATTTTGCTGTTAAGTGCCAACTATATTTCGAAGAAATTAAGAAACCAGTCGATATTTTAA
- a CDS encoding extracellular solute-binding protein, which translates to MKRRMGKLSTVILIAALAFNTACTSNNREQKNKNAGEQAPTNQGETVAQENPREKIGLSFWAAELWASSPTGRQDDPIMKHIEEKFNIELDMETQPSDEKLAAILATNDLKDIMVIPKKNFDQMKSLVIDMEPLLEKYGQDIKKNISPETISYYKDMFGDGQLKFLGSEISTDGPVLPETIWAGPYVRWDYYKELGYPAIETPDDYIKVVSEMKKLHPKNEDGKPYHGFSLWLDWGYGILADHWNVRRQGAEVIGGLTNILQIDRESFEYFNKYTNENSGFWTDLDFWNKANKAGLIDPDSWTQKYDQAVQKYNTGQVLATYINWVIGGSNAYFQSKKIYDKGWTADNPIPMSGENYYYNTANKGQNFVYAISKDSKNPERAMELINYLYSVEGVLTIINGIEGQDWVIENGEYKYTDTYFENEKDAENALKFGYRKYANQSGLDITGFIPGTKNPLDFRNSQTYMKIQLEKPENALKKEITSYYNAEFPNKIPPKGQEYGKTRVAELTPLLPPSEPDEIKLISDRIVNYLNQEVIKLILADDFVGHKAKIIKELEKMGIDKVYTFWDGEMKKALSELN; encoded by the coding sequence ATGAAGAGGCGAATGGGAAAATTGTCAACTGTGATCCTCATTGCTGCACTCGCGTTTAACACTGCGTGCACAAGTAACAATCGCGAGCAGAAAAACAAGAACGCAGGTGAACAAGCGCCAACTAATCAAGGAGAGACAGTCGCTCAAGAAAACCCGAGGGAAAAGATAGGCTTGTCATTCTGGGCAGCAGAATTGTGGGCCAGTTCCCCGACAGGACGTCAGGACGATCCGATTATGAAGCATATCGAAGAAAAGTTTAATATTGAACTCGATATGGAAACCCAGCCATCCGATGAGAAGCTGGCAGCCATTCTCGCCACTAACGATCTGAAAGATATTATGGTTATTCCCAAGAAGAACTTTGATCAAATGAAAAGCCTAGTTATTGATATGGAACCACTTCTTGAAAAATATGGACAAGACATCAAAAAGAACATCAGTCCTGAAACGATTTCTTATTATAAAGATATGTTTGGAGATGGGCAATTGAAATTCCTTGGCTCCGAAATTAGCACTGACGGCCCAGTATTGCCTGAAACGATCTGGGCGGGTCCCTATGTAAGATGGGATTATTACAAAGAGCTCGGTTACCCAGCAATCGAAACACCCGATGATTATATCAAGGTTGTCTCAGAGATGAAAAAGCTTCATCCTAAAAATGAAGACGGAAAGCCTTACCATGGGTTCTCATTATGGTTGGACTGGGGCTACGGAATACTGGCCGATCACTGGAACGTAAGACGTCAAGGAGCAGAGGTGATAGGCGGACTGACGAATATTCTTCAAATCGACAGGGAGTCCTTCGAATACTTCAACAAATACACGAATGAAAACTCGGGATTCTGGACTGATCTTGATTTCTGGAATAAGGCCAACAAAGCGGGGCTCATTGATCCGGACAGTTGGACTCAAAAGTATGATCAGGCTGTTCAGAAATATAATACTGGACAGGTACTTGCCACCTATATTAACTGGGTGATTGGCGGATCAAACGCCTATTTCCAATCCAAGAAGATCTATGACAAAGGTTGGACCGCAGACAACCCAATTCCTATGAGTGGAGAAAACTATTATTACAATACGGCAAACAAAGGACAAAACTTTGTGTATGCAATCAGCAAAGACTCGAAAAATCCAGAAAGAGCAATGGAATTGATCAACTACTTATATTCTGTTGAAGGCGTGCTTACGATTATTAATGGGATCGAAGGACAGGATTGGGTAATCGAGAACGGTGAGTATAAGTATACAGATACTTATTTCGAGAACGAGAAAGACGCCGAAAATGCCTTGAAGTTCGGATATCGGAAATATGCGAACCAATCCGGACTAGATATAACGGGGTTCATCCCTGGCACTAAGAATCCACTTGATTTCAGAAATAGTCAAACCTACATGAAGATCCAACTGGAAAAGCCCGAAAATGCGCTGAAAAAGGAAATCACTTCGTACTACAATGCAGAATTTCCGAACAAGATACCGCCCAAGGGCCAAGAGTACGGCAAAACACGCGTGGCAGAACTTACTCCGTTGCTGCCGCCCAGTGAGCCAGATGAGATTAAGCTGATTTCGGACCGTATCGTCAATTATCTGAACCAGGAGGTCATCAAGCTCATTCTTGCGGATGACTTCGTCGGTCACAAAGCGAAGATCATCAAGGAACTTGAGAAGATGGGGATTGACAAGGTTTACACTTTCTGGGACGGGGAAATGAAGAAAGCCCTCTCGGAGCTTAACTGA
- a CDS encoding carbohydrate ABC transporter permease has product MKKRDYTFQIINTTVFLLFTLLCIYPFYYIFIASVSDAHAVAMGEVLYFPIGFHLDNFKSVLKLDGILMAFGISAARTIVGTALMLFFSIMLAFVVTKNVLPGRKWIYRATVITLFFNAGLIPWFVIMKTLALNNTFWLYVLPGMISPFAVILIKTYMESISTALEESALVDGAGYFTILWRITAPVCLPVIAAVAVFNAVSQWNAWQDNFFLVSNPNLQTLQLMLYNYLQQAESLARAAMQGNINLENVASNKQLDSFSIKTTITMVTVFPIILVYPFMQKFIVKGIMLGSVKG; this is encoded by the coding sequence ATGAAGAAGAGAGATTATACATTTCAAATTATCAATACAACAGTTTTCTTGCTTTTTACTCTCTTGTGTATCTATCCCTTCTATTATATCTTTATTGCCTCTGTGAGTGATGCGCACGCTGTAGCTATGGGAGAGGTGCTTTACTTTCCAATCGGATTCCATCTAGATAATTTCAAAAGTGTTCTAAAGTTGGACGGAATCCTGATGGCTTTCGGTATCTCTGCCGCAAGAACAATCGTTGGAACTGCTTTGATGTTGTTCTTCTCCATAATGTTGGCATTTGTGGTAACTAAGAATGTTCTTCCAGGTAGAAAGTGGATATATAGAGCTACTGTGATTACGCTTTTCTTTAACGCCGGTCTCATACCCTGGTTCGTTATCATGAAAACCTTAGCGTTAAACAATACCTTTTGGCTCTATGTACTGCCTGGAATGATTTCACCCTTCGCAGTTATTTTGATCAAGACGTACATGGAATCGATATCGACTGCGCTTGAGGAGTCGGCCCTAGTCGATGGAGCTGGATACTTTACGATTTTGTGGAGGATTACAGCACCGGTTTGTCTGCCGGTAATCGCAGCTGTAGCGGTGTTTAATGCGGTGAGCCAATGGAATGCCTGGCAGGACAATTTTTTCCTTGTATCCAATCCGAATCTTCAAACGTTACAGCTCATGCTTTACAACTACCTGCAGCAGGCGGAGTCTCTTGCCAGAGCAGCAATGCAGGGTAATATCAATCTGGAAAATGTTGCGAGCAACAAGCAACTTGATTCGTTTTCGATCAAGACCACAATCACTATGGTAACGGTATTTCCGATCATACTTGTATACCCGTTTATGCAAAAGTTTATTGTAAAGGGCATTATGCTTGGATCGGTAAAAGGATAA